The following proteins are co-located in the Solanum pennellii chromosome 1, SPENNV200 genome:
- the LOC107001128 gene encoding probable flavin-containing monooxygenase 1 translates to MANCDGRRIAIIGGGISGLLACKYAISKGFDPIVFESESSIGGVWSKTIESTKLQTPKPLYQFSDFPWPDSVTEVFPDQHTVLEYIKSYARHFDLVRHIQFNNKVLSLSYDYEDEDEDEDDGEWMSKGKWNVTVQQTQTLSTKVYQVDYVVVCVGRFSQVPNIPEFPENKGPEAFEGKVIHSMDYSKMDSTTATDLVKGKHVAVVGFQKSGLDIAMESSTVNGVERPCTVIVRTPHWNVPDYFPWGFPMAKLYLNRFSELTVHKPGEGLLLYLIATILSPLRWGFSKFVESYIKHKLRLSKHGMVPDHSFLNELSACLISTVPQGFYDRVEEGRLKLKKAKSFGFTKQGIVLEGQAEPIKSDLVILATGFRGIDKLKHIFESPKYQQLIAGSDDSAAVPLYRECIHPQIPQLAIIGFSESIANLYTSEIRCRWLAELLDGKFKLPSVKMMEKDIAEWDKYKKRYSKKYYRRSCIGALHIWHNDQLCKDMGWNPKRKKGLWAEWFEPYGPMDYTGPI, encoded by the exons ATGGCAAATTGTGATGGGAGAAGGATTGCAATAATTGGAGGTGGAATTAGCGGTCTGTTGGCCTGTAAATATGCAATTTCTAAAGGATTTGATCCAATTGTGTTCGAGTCAGAAAGTAGCATCGGAGGTGTTTGGAGTAAGACTATTGAGAGCACTAAACTGCAGACACCAAAACCCCTTTACCAATTCTCTGATTTTCCATGGCCAGATTCCGTAACCGAAGTGTTCCCCGATCAACACACCGTGTTGGAGTACATTAAATCCTATGCACGTCACTTTGATTTGGTCAGACACATTCAGTTCAATAACAAAGTATTGAGCCTTAGCTATGAttatgaagatgaagatgaagatgaagatgatggAGAATGGATGTCTAAAGGCAAATGGAACGTCACTGTACAACAAACTCAAACCCTATCCACAAAG GTATACCAAGTCGATTATGTAGTAGTTTGTGTGGGAAGGTTCAGTCAAGTTCCAAACATTCCTGAATTCCCTGAAAACAAAGGCCCTGAAGCTTTTGAAGGGAAAGTAATCCATTCAATGGATTATTCAAAGATGGACTCCACAACTGCAACCGACTTGGTCAAAGGAAAACATGTAGCTGTCGTTGGATTCCAAAAATCAGGACTGGACATTGCCATGGAGTCCTCCACAGTAAATG GGGTTGAACGTCCGTGCACCGTAATAGTCAGGACACCACATTGGAACGTTCCTGATTATTTCCCTTGGGGATTCCCAATGGCAAAACTCTATTTGAATAGATTCTCAGAACTTACAGTGCACAAACCTGGTGAAGGCCTTCTTTTATATCTCATTGCTACAATTCTCTCACCTCTG AGGTGGGGCTTCTCAAAGTTTGTGGAAAGCTATATAAAACACAAGCTCAGGCTTTCAAAGCACGGGATGGTGCCAGATCATAGTTTCTTAAACGAATTGAGTGCCTGTTTAATTTCTACGGTGCCTCAGGGCTTCTACGACAGAGTTGAGGAAGGACGTCTCAAACTAAAGAAAGCTAAGAGTTTTGGATTTACCAAACAAGGCATTGTGCTAGAGGGTCAGGCTGAACCCATTAAATCTGACTTAGTCATACTCGCCACAGGCTTCAGGGGAATTGATAAGCTCAAACACATTTTTGAATCACCAAAATATCAGCAACTCATAGCAGGCTCAGATGATTCTGCTGCAGTTCCCCTCTATAG GGAATGCATTCATCCCCAAATTCCACAACTGGCAATCATTGGATTCTCAGAAAGCATAGCAAATCTATACACCTCAGAAATAAGGTGCCGATGGCTGGCAGAGCTTCTTGATGGAAAATTCAAGCTGCCTAGTGTAAAGATGATGGAGAAAGACATAGCTGAATGGGATAAATACAAGAAGAGATACTCAAAGAAGTACTACAGGAGATCATGCATCGGTGCATTGCATATTTGGCACAACGACCAACTCTGCAAGGACATGGGCTGGAATCCTAAGAGGAAAAAGGGTCTTTGGGCTGAGTGGTTTGAACCATACGGACCAATGGATTACACAGGCCCAATATAA
- the LOC107004559 gene encoding probable flavin-containing monooxygenase 1: MANFNDRKKEVIAIIGAGISGLLACKYCISKGFDPIVFESESGIGGVWRKTIESTKLQTPKPFYQFSDFPWPDSVTEMLPHQKTVLEYIESYATHFDLVRHIKFNSKVLSLSYEDDSSSGEWNLCKGKWNVTVQDTSTQATTTLSYQIKYTKLILGRFSQVPNMPEFRPNNGPEAFEGQVIHSMDHSKMDSETATNFVKGKQVAVVGFQRSGMDIAMECSTVNGIERPCTVLIRTPHWNLPDFSPWGLNLGYLYLSRFSELMVHKPGEGLLLSLLATTLSPLRWAFSKYVETYIKHKNRLAKYGMVPKHSFLNELSSCSAAVVPEGFYDRVEEGSIKLIKKADCFGFSKEGIVLEGQAETIKSDLVILATGFKGIDKLKHIFQSTKYQEFIAGSDDSATVPLYRECIHPRIPQVAIIGFSESLANLYTSEIRCRWLAELLDGKFRLPSVKMMEKDIAEWDKYKKSYSYSKYYRRSCVAALHVWHNDQLCKDMGWNPKRKKGFWAEWFQPYGPMDY; this comes from the exons ATGGCAAATTTTAATGACAGAAAGAAAGAGGTGATAGCCATAATAGGTGCTGGAATCAGCGGACTGTTGGCCTGCAAGTACTGCATTTCTAAAGGATTTGATCCAATTGTGTTTGAGTCAGAGAGTGGCATTGGAGGTGTTTGGAGAAAGACCATTGAGAGCACTAAGCTGCAGACACCAAAACCGTTTTACCAGTTCTCTGATTTCCCCTGGCCTGATTCCGTAACCGAAATGCTCCCTCACCAAAAAACGGTGCTGGAGTACATTGAATCGTACGCAACTCACTTTGATTTGGTCCGACACATTAAGTTCAATAGCAAAGTGTTGAGCCTAAGCTATGAAGATGACAGCAGCTCTGGAGAATGGAATTTGTGTAAAGGCAAGTGGAACGTCACCGTACAGGACACTTCTACACAGGCAACTACAACGCTTAGTTaccaaattaa GTATACCAAGTTGATTTTGGGAAGGTTCAGCCAGGTCCCAAACATGCCTGAATTTCGTCCAAACAATGGACCTGAAGCTTTTGAGGGGCAAGTAATCCATTCAATGGACCATTCCAAGATGGACTCCGAAACTGCAACCAACTTTGTCAAAGGAAAACAAGTAGCCGTTGTTGGATTTCAGAGATCAGGAATGGACATTGCAATGGAGTGCTCTACCGTTAATG GGATTGAACGTCCATGCACGGTACTAATCAGGACCCCGCATTGGAACCTTCCAGATTTTTCCCCATGGGGACTTAATTTGGGATATCTCTACTTAAGTCGATTCTCCGAACTTATGGTGCATAAACCTGGTGAAGGCCTTCTTTTAAGTCTCCTCGCCACAACTCTTTCACCATTG AGGTGGGCCTTTTCAAAATATgtagaaacttatataaaacaCAAGAATAGGCTTGCAAAATATGGAATGGTGCCAAAGCATAGCTTCTTAAACGAATTGAGTTCGTGTTCAGCTGCTGTAGTTCCAGAAGGCTTCTACGACAGAGTTGAGGAGGGAAGTATAAAGCTTATCAAGAAAGCAGACTGCTTTGGATTTTCTAAAGAAGGTATTGTGCTCGAGGGTCAGGCCGAAACAATAAAATCCGACTTAGTCATACTAGCTACTGGCTTCAAGGGAATTGATAAGCTCAAACACATTTTTCAATCAACAAAATATCAAGAATTCATAGCAGGCTCAGATGATTCTGCTACCGTTCCCCTTTATAG GGAATGCATTCATCCCCGGATTCCACAAGTTGCAATAATTGGTTTCTCAGAAAGCCTAGCTAATCTATACACATCGGAAATAAGGTGTCGGTGGCTGGCAGAACTCCTTGATGGAAAATTCAGGCTACCTAGCGTAAAGATGATGGAGAAAGACATAGCAGAGTGGGATAAATACAAGAAGAGCTATTCTTATAGCAAGTACTACAGGAGATCGTGCGTCGCAGCATTGCATGTTTGGCACAATGACCAACTTTGCAAGGACATGGGATGGAACCCAAAGAGGAAGAAGGGCTTTTGGGCTGAGTGGTTCCAACCTTATGGACCAATGGATTACTAA
- the LOC107004545 gene encoding probable flavin-containing monooxygenase 1, whose amino-acid sequence MANFEGRKKEVIAIIGGGISGLLACKYCISKGFDPILFESKSSIGGVWTKTIGSTKLQTPKPVYQFSDFPWPDSVNQVFPDQQMVLEYIESYARHFDLFSHIHFNSKVLSLNFEDGGSGDGEWNLWGEAYSYSNKGKWNVTVQDTRAISPQIQIYQVDFVVVCVGRFSQVPNMPEFPQNKGPEVFEGEVVHSMDYSMMDSSTATNFVKGKQVAVVGFQKSGMDIAMECSTVNGVERPCTVLIRTPHWNLPDYFPWGLNLGYLFLNRFSELMVHKPGEGFLLSLLATILSPLRWAFTKYIESYIKHKHQLAKHGMVPEHSFLNELSSCSVSLVPEGFYERVEEGSIKLIKKAESFGFSKEGIVLEGHATEPIKSDLVILATGFNGLDYLKHIFESKKYQEFVAGSDDSAAVPLYRECIHPRIPQLAIIGFSESVSNLHTSEIRCRWLGELLDGKFKLPSIKVMEKEIAEWDKYKKRYSYNKYYRRSCIGALHIWYNDQLCKDMGWNPKRKNGFWAEWFQPYGPMDYIG is encoded by the exons ATGGCAAATTTTGAGGGCAGAAAAAAGGAGGTGATAGCAATAATTGGAGGTGGAATCAGCGGCCTGCTAGCGTGCAAATACTGCATTTCCAAAGgatttgatccaattttgttcGAGTCGAAGAGTAGCATTGGGGGTGTTTGGACCAAGACAATTGGGAGCACTAAGCTGCAGACACCAAAACCCGTATACCAGTTTTCTGATTTTCCATGGCCCGATTCAGTTAACCAAGTGTTTCCTGACCAACAAATGGTGCTTGAGTACATTGAATCGTACGCACGTCACTTTGATTTGTTCAGCCACATTCACTTCAACAGCAAAGTGTTGAGCCTCAACTTTGAAGATGGCGGCAGTGGAGACGGAGAATGGAATTTGTGGGGCGAGGCTTATAGTTATAGCAATAAAGGGAAATGGAACGTCACTGTACAGGACACTCGAGCCATATCCCCACAGATACAG ATATACCAAGTTGATTTCGTAGTAGTTTGTGTGGGAAGGTTCAGTCAAGTCCCAAACATGCCTGAATTCCCTCAAAACAAAGGCCCTGAAGTTTTTGAGGGTGAAGTAGTCCATTCGATGGATTATTCAATGATGGACTCCTCAACTGCAACCAACTTTGTCAAAGGAAAACAAGTTGCCGTCGTAGGATTCCAAAAATCAGGAATGGACATTGCCATGGAGTGCTCCACAGTTAATG GGGTTGAACGTCCATGCACAGTACTAATCAGGACACCACATTGGAACCTTCCCGATTATTTCCCATGGGGACTCAATTTGGGATATCTATTCCTAAATCGATTCTCTGAACTTATGGTTCATAAACCCGGTGAAGGCTTTCTTCTAAGTCTCCTCGCCACAATTCTTTCACcatta AGGTGGGCCtttacaaaatatatagaaaGTTACATAAAACACAAACACCAGCTTGCAAAACATGGAATGGTACCAGAGCATAGTTTCTTAAACGAATTGAGTTCCTGTTCAGTTTCTTTAGTGCCAGAGGGCTTCTATGAGAGAGTAGAGGAAGGAAGTATCAAGCTCATCAAGAAAGCAGAGAGTTTTGGATTCTCAAAAGAAGGTATTGTGCTCGAGGGTCATGCTACTGAACCCATTAAATCCGACTTAGTCATACTAGCTACTGGCTTCAATGGACTTGACTATCTCAAGCATATTTTTGAATCGAAAAAATATCAGGAATTCGTAGCAGGCTCAGATGATTCTGCTGCAGTTCCCCTCTATAG GGAATGCATTCATCCCCGGATTCCACAACTGGCAATAATTGGATTCTCAGAAAGCGTATCTAATCTACACACCTCGGAAATAAGGTGTCGATGGCTGGGAGAGCTTCTTGATGGAAAATTTAAGCTACCAAGCATTAAGGTGATGGAGAAAGAGATAGCAGAATGGGATAAATACAAGAAGAGATACAGTTATAACAAGTACTACAGGAGATCATGCATTGGTGCATTGCACATTTGGTACAATGACCAACTATGCAAGGACATGGGATGGAACCCTAAAAGGAAAAACGGCTTTTGGGCTGAGTGGTTCCAACCTTACGGCCCAATGGATTACATCGGCTAA
- the LOC107004539 gene encoding SEC1 family transport protein SLY1-like produces the protein MALNLRQKQTECITRMLNLNQPVNAGATANEEVYKILIYDRFCQDILSPLIHVKDLRKHGVTLYFLIDKDRKPVHDVPALYFVQPTHLNVQRIVADASKSLYDSFHLNFSSSIPRPLLEDLASGTINSDSIERISKVHDQYLEFVTLEDNLFSLAYKNCYLQLNDPSAGDKEIEEIIEKIVSGLFCVLATLAVVPIIRCPRGGPAEMVASLLDQRLRDHLLAKNNLFSEAGNFTSSFQRPILCLFDRNFELSVAIQHDFRYRPLVHDVLGLRLNRLSVQGEKGGMKSFELDRSDPFWVANWSLEFPEVAMEIEAQLRKYKKDVEEVNKRTGGNSGAEFDGTDLVGNTKHLMNAVNSLPELTERKQVIDKHTNIATALLGEIKERSLDSYAKKENDMMVRGVIDRSELIGALKGKGTKVDKLRFAIMYLISTESLPQSEVEMIETALRESEVDTTAFQYVKKIKSLNVSLASANSASRSNIVDWAEKLYGQSISAVTAGVKNLLSSDHQLALSRTVEALMEGKPNPEIDSYITFDPRAPKSNSGMSSSHLKGPFKEAIVFMIGGGNYVEYGSLQELANRQQPVKHVIYGTTEILTGGEFIEQLALLGQKMGLGTSVATPAH, from the exons ATGGCGCTAAATCTTCGTCAAAAGCAAACTG AGTGTATTACGCGGATGTTAAATCTGAACCAGCCGGTGAACGCCGGTGCCACTGCCAATGAGGAGGTATACAAGATCCTCATTTACGATCGATTCTGCCAAGACATTTTGTCCCCTTTGATTCACGTCAAGGACCTCCGTAAACACGGCGTTACCCTCTACTTCCTTATCGACAAGGATCGCAAACCCGTCCATGATGTTCCTGCTCTCTACTTCGTCCAACCCACCCATCTTAATGTACAGCGTATCGTTGCTGATGCCTCCAAGTCTCTTTACGATTCCTTCCATTTGAACTTCTCCTCTTCTATTCCCAGGCCCTTGCTCGAAGATCTCGCTTCAG GCACAATTAATTCTGACTCGATTGAAAGGATCTCTAAAGTGCATGATCAGTACTTGGAGTTTGTCACGCTGGAGGATAATTTGTTCTCACTTGCCTACAAGAACTGTTATCTTCAACTGAATGATCCCTCTGCTGGGGATAAAGAAATTGAAGAGATCATTGAAAAGATTGTCAGTGGCTTATTTTGTGTGTTGGCTACTCTTGCTGTTGTCCCTATCATCAGGTGTCCCCGTGGTGGGCCTGCTGAGATGGTGGCATCCCTGTTGGATCAGCGTTTGAGAGACCATCTGTTAGCTAAAAACAATTTATTCTCTGAGGCTGGGAATTTCACTAGCTCGTTTCAGAGGCCAATTTTGTGTTTATTTGATAGAAACTTTGAGTTGTCAGTAGCTATACAACATGATTTTAGGTATAGACCACTTGTTCATGATGTGCTTGGTTTGAGATTGAACAGGTTGAGTGTGCAGGGAGAGAAAGGTGGGATGAAATCATTTGAGTTGGACAGATCTGATCCATTTTGGGTGGCAAATTGGTCGTTGGAGTTTCCAGAGGTTGCTATGGAGATAGAAGCTCAGTTGAGAAAGTACAAGAAGGATGTGGAGGAGGTAAATAAACGAACTGGTGGGAACTCAGGGGCTGAGTTTGATGGGACAGACTTGGTTGGCAATACTAAGCATTTGATGAATGCAGTAAATTCCCTGCCTGAGTTGACAGAGAGAAAACAAGTCATTGATAAGCACACAAATATTGCTACAGCATTGTTAGGTGAGATCAAGGAGAGGTCCCTTGATTCGTATGCCAAAAAGGAGAATGATATGATGGTAAGAGGTGTCATTGATCGCAGTGAGCTCATTGGAGCTCTCAAGGGCAAAGGGACTAAGGTGGATAAGCTGCGGTTTGCTATCATGTATCTTATCTCGACTGAAAGTTTACCTCAATCAGAAGTTGAAATGATTGAAACAGCACTTAGGGAGTCTGAGGTTGATACCACAGCATTTCAGTATGTAAAGAAGATAAAATCATTGAATGTCTCTTTAGCATCAGCAAATTCTGCGAGTAGGAGCAACATTGTTGATTGGGCTGAAAAGCTCTATGGGCAATCAATCAGTGCTGTAACTGCAGGTGTTAAAAATCTATTATCCAGTGATCATCAGTTGGCTTTGTCAAGAACAGTAGAAGCATTAATGGAGGGGAAACCCAATCCAGAAATTGATTCTTATATTACTTTTGATCCTCGTGCACCCAAGTCAAACTCCGGGATGAGTAGCAGTCATCTGAAAGGACCATTTAAAGAAGCTATTGTCTTTATGATAGGTGGTGGTAACTATGTGGAGTATGGAAGTTTGCAAGAGCTAGCCAATCGTCAACAGCCAGTTAAGCATGTTATATATGGGACGACAGAAATTCTTACAGGAGGCGAGTTCATCGAGCAGCTTGCACTGCTGGGGCAGAAGATGGGATTGGGAACTAGTGTCGCAACACCAGCCCATTAA
- the LOC107004552 gene encoding uncharacterized protein LOC107004552: protein MGGVTFVHNRYWVVRHGKSIPNEMGLVVSSMENGKLEQYKLTPEGIKQAKLAGESFLKVLKEDNIPLENVRICYSPFSRTTHTAQVVASVLDISFEGPQCMVLDDLRERFFGPSYELKSHDKYPDIWALDEKDPFMQPESGESVADVVSRLTNALINMESQFRGCTVLVVSHGDPLQIFQTILNAAKDNDGSCENDLALRIQAVKIPCVLSQHRKFALQTGELRSVV from the exons ATGGGTGGCGTTACGTTTGTGCACAACAGATATTGGGTGGTGAGGCATGGCAAAAGCATTCCCAATGAAATGGGTCTCGTCGTTTCCTCCATG GAAAATGGAAAACTTGAACAATATAAGTTGACTCCCGAAGGAATCAAACAAGCAAAATTGGCTGGAGAGTCATTCCTAAAG GTACTCAAAGAAGATAACATACCACTTgaaaatgttcgaatttgctACTCTCCCTTCTCAAGAACCACTCATACAGCACAAGTGGTTGCATCAGTTCTAGATATTTCTTTTGAAGGACCACAATGCATG GTTCTAGATGATCTTCGGGAGCGCTTCTTTGGTCCTTCTTATGAACTTAAGTCTCATGATAAA TATCCTGATATATGGGCTCTAGATGAGAAGGATCCATTCATGCAGCCTGAAAGTGGAGAAAGTGTTGCAGATGTTGTGTCTAGACTCACGAATGCATTGATTAACATGGAGTCACAATTTCGAGG ATGCACAGTATTGGTGGTCAGTCACGGTGACCCTCTGCAAATTTTCCAGACAATTCTGAATGCAGCTAAGGATAACGATGGATCCTGTGAAAATGACTTGGCCTTAAGAATACAGGCAGTCAAAATCCCTTGCGTTCTCTCACAGCACCGGAAGTTTGCTCTACAAACAGGAGAATTGCGTTCAGTAGTTTAA